One region of Clostridiales bacterium genomic DNA includes:
- the mgtE gene encoding magnesium transporter yields MDDQNREYEDYEALHDELFALLDQHRMKALSQKLGEMNEFDISEFLGELWEDNPQRMAMVFRILSKEIAAAVFANLEVEEQETIINSITDTELAGIIEELYVDDAVDMMEELPANVVKRVMRTATPATRNLINQYLKYPENSAGSIMTAEFVDLKKYMSVREAFARIRKIGEDKETIYVCYVTSAKRKLEGVVTVKDLLLSDDDVILEDIMDTNVIYASTTDDQEEVSEMISNYDLIAIPVVDKEGCLVGIVTVDDIIDVMEQETTEDIEKMAGITPSDKPYSRTSVVDIWKNRIPWLMFLMLSATFTGMIVTHFEDALATQVALASFMPMLMGTGGNSGSQSSTAIIRSLSLGDTSPSDALRVIWKELRVAFLCGVSLAAANFIKMLLVDRLLLGNIAVTMPVAATVCCTIVFVVMFAKVVGSLLPMIAEKIGVDPAVMASPLISTITDAVSLLIYFSIAKMFLHF; encoded by the coding sequence ATGGACGATCAGAACCGGGAATACGAAGATTACGAGGCACTGCACGACGAGCTCTTTGCACTTCTCGATCAGCACCGGATGAAGGCGCTGAGCCAAAAGCTCGGCGAGATGAACGAGTTTGACATTTCCGAGTTCCTCGGCGAGCTGTGGGAGGATAACCCGCAGCGGATGGCCATGGTGTTCCGTATCCTGTCCAAGGAGATCGCGGCGGCCGTGTTCGCCAACCTCGAGGTCGAGGAGCAGGAGACGATCATCAACTCCATCACCGATACGGAGCTTGCCGGCATCATCGAAGAGCTGTATGTTGACGACGCCGTCGACATGATGGAGGAGCTGCCGGCCAATGTGGTCAAGCGTGTCATGCGCACGGCGACGCCTGCCACGCGCAACCTCATCAACCAGTACCTGAAATATCCCGAGAATTCTGCCGGCAGCATCATGACGGCCGAGTTTGTGGACCTGAAAAAATACATGAGCGTGCGCGAGGCGTTCGCCCGCATCCGCAAGATCGGCGAGGATAAGGAGACAATCTACGTCTGCTATGTCACGTCGGCCAAGCGCAAGCTCGAAGGCGTTGTCACCGTCAAGGATCTGCTGCTGTCGGACGATGACGTGATCCTGGAAGACATCATGGACACGAACGTCATCTATGCCTCCACGACCGACGACCAGGAAGAGGTCTCGGAGATGATCTCCAACTACGACCTGATCGCGATCCCGGTCGTGGATAAGGAAGGCTGTCTCGTCGGTATCGTCACGGTCGACGATATCATCGACGTCATGGAGCAGGAGACGACGGAAGACATCGAAAAGATGGCCGGTATCACGCCGTCCGATAAGCCCTACTCCCGCACGAGCGTCGTGGATATCTGGAAAAACCGCATCCCGTGGCTGATGTTCCTCATGCTCTCGGCGACGTTCACCGGCATGATCGTCACGCACTTTGAGGACGCACTGGCCACGCAGGTCGCGCTCGCGTCGTTCATGCCCATGCTCATGGGCACGGGCGGCAACTCCGGCAGCCAGTCATCCACGGCGATCATCCGCAGCCTGTCGCTGGGCGATACCTCTCCGTCGGACGCGCTGCGCGTGATCTGGAAGGAGCTGCGCGTTGCGTTTTTGTGCGGCGTCTCGCTCGCGGCGGCCAACTTTATCAAGATGCTGCTCGTTGACCGGCTGCTGCTGGGCAACATCGCCGTCACGATGCCGGTCGCGGCGACCGTCTGCTGCACGATCGTGTTCGTGGTCATGTTCGCAAAGGTCGTGGGCAGTCTGCTGCCGATGATCGCGGAAAAGATCGGCGTCGACCCGGCCGTCATGGCAAGTCCGCTCATTTCGACGATCACGGACGCCGTGTCGCTGCTGATCTATTTTTCCATTGCGAAAATGTTCCTGCATTTTTAA
- the yajC gene encoding preprotein translocase subunit YajC: MIVLMLVIFYLFLILPENKKKKKLNEMRSNLKVGDDIVTIGGMMGKVVHVTDDSVTFETSEDQVRIQVAKWAISTNARAEAQAAKEAQDRKAAKQKAKEAKKEEPKHEEPKGPEV; this comes from the coding sequence ATGATCGTTCTGATGCTTGTCATCTTCTATCTGTTCCTGATCCTTCCGGAGAACAAGAAGAAGAAAAAGCTCAATGAAATGCGTTCCAATCTGAAAGTCGGTGACGATATCGTCACGATCGGCGGTATGATGGGCAAAGTCGTCCACGTCACGGACGACAGCGTGACCTTCGAGACCAGCGAGGATCAGGTTCGCATCCAGGTTGCCAAGTGGGCCATTTCCACGAACGCCCGCGCCGAGGCGCAGGCTGCCAAGGAAGCTCAGGATCGCAAGGCTGCCAAGCAGAAAGCAAAAGAAGCGAAAAAGGAAGAGCCGAAGCACGAGGAGCCGAAGGGCCCCGAGGTGTAA
- the tgt gene encoding tRNA guanosine(34) transglycosylase Tgt, protein MFQLICKDGHARRGAFTTPHGTVQTPVFMNVGTQAAIKGALSAEDLETIGCQVELSNTYHLHVRPGDELIRDLGGLHKFMTWEKPILTDSGGFQIFSLAQLRKITEEGVAFNCHVDGRHIFMGPEESMRIQANLGSDIAMAFDECIKIPSPYDYVKNSCDRTYRWLQRCKAALTDYTGRDDAVNPGQVLFGINQGTIFHDLRIEHMKKIADLDLAGYAIGGLAVGETTQEMYDTIAAVEPYMPANKPRYLMGVGTPGNIIESVARGVDFFDCVMPARNGRHGHLFTWSGIINIKNEKYQRDEQPIDPQCDCPVCRRYSRAYLRHLFKAEEMLAMRFAVMHNLYFYNTLMQRIRAAIEAGEYEAFRKSYTSVLDMRI, encoded by the coding sequence ATGTTTCAACTGATTTGCAAAGACGGCCATGCGCGCCGCGGCGCGTTCACAACGCCGCACGGTACGGTGCAGACGCCGGTGTTTATGAATGTCGGCACGCAGGCGGCCATCAAGGGCGCGCTCTCGGCGGAGGATCTGGAGACGATCGGCTGCCAGGTCGAGCTGTCCAACACGTACCACCTGCACGTGCGTCCCGGCGACGAATTGATCCGCGACCTGGGCGGCCTGCACAAATTCATGACCTGGGAAAAACCGATTCTGACCGACAGCGGCGGATTCCAGATCTTTTCGCTGGCGCAGCTTCGGAAGATCACGGAAGAAGGCGTTGCCTTCAACTGCCATGTGGACGGCCGGCACATTTTCATGGGGCCGGAAGAGAGCATGCGCATTCAGGCCAATCTTGGCTCGGATATTGCAATGGCGTTTGACGAGTGCATCAAGATCCCGTCGCCGTACGACTACGTGAAAAACTCCTGCGACCGGACGTATCGCTGGCTGCAGCGCTGCAAGGCGGCGCTCACGGATTACACCGGCCGTGACGATGCTGTCAATCCCGGCCAGGTGCTCTTCGGCATCAATCAGGGCACCATTTTTCACGATCTGCGCATTGAGCATATGAAGAAGATCGCAGACCTCGATCTGGCCGGTTATGCGATCGGCGGCCTCGCGGTGGGGGAGACGACGCAGGAGATGTATGATACCATTGCTGCCGTCGAGCCCTATATGCCGGCCAACAAGCCGCGCTACCTGATGGGCGTCGGCACACCGGGGAACATCATCGAATCCGTCGCGCGCGGCGTGGACTTTTTCGACTGCGTCATGCCGGCGCGCAACGGCCGCCACGGACATCTGTTCACGTGGTCAGGCATCATCAACATTAAAAATGAGAAATATCAGCGCGATGAGCAGCCGATCGACCCGCAGTGCGACTGCCCGGTCTGCCGGCGGTATTCCCGCGCCTATCTGCGGCACCTGTTCAAGGCGGAAGAGATGCTGGCCATGCGCTTTGCCGTGATGCATAATTTGTATTTTTATAATACGCTCATGCAGCGCATCCGCGCGGCGATCGAGGCGGGGGAGTATGAGGCGTTCCGGAAAAGTTACACATCCGTACTCGATATGCGCATTTAA
- the xerD gene encoding site-specific tyrosine recombinase XerD translates to MELFESYLRDVKRSSQNTISSYLRDIRQLSEYLHAHTDADLGSAEEEELCEYIDWMRSNGKSVATVSRAIASLKNFYGFLLNNHYVQHNPTGKLVPDKAKQKLPQILSSKEVELLLAQPECTDAKGYRDRAMLELLYATGIRVSELISLNITDVNLSAGVIRCQGRDKARMIPMYPAAVRALTEYINFIRPQMIAAPDEQALFVNVSGERMSRQGFWKLIKNYQTKAGIEKTITPHTLRHSFAAHLLENGADIHAIQEMLGHADISSTQIYSHLVSKQLKDVYNKAHPRA, encoded by the coding sequence ATGGAATTGTTCGAGTCCTACCTGCGCGATGTCAAGCGCTCGTCGCAAAATACGATTTCCTCATATCTGCGGGATATCCGCCAACTCAGCGAATATCTGCACGCACACACGGATGCCGATCTTGGCTCCGCGGAAGAGGAAGAGCTGTGTGAATACATCGACTGGATGCGCAGTAACGGCAAGTCCGTTGCCACGGTTTCCCGGGCGATCGCATCGCTGAAAAATTTCTATGGGTTCCTGCTCAACAATCACTATGTGCAGCACAATCCGACCGGCAAGCTCGTACCGGACAAGGCCAAGCAGAAGCTGCCGCAGATCCTCTCGAGCAAAGAGGTCGAGCTGCTGCTGGCGCAGCCGGAGTGCACGGACGCCAAGGGCTACCGTGACCGCGCCATGCTCGAGCTGCTGTATGCGACCGGTATCCGTGTCAGTGAACTGATCTCGCTCAACATTACGGATGTAAATCTGTCCGCCGGTGTTATCCGCTGCCAGGGCCGCGATAAAGCGCGCATGATCCCCATGTATCCGGCGGCTGTCCGTGCGCTCACGGAGTACATCAACTTCATCCGCCCGCAGATGATCGCAGCGCCGGATGAACAGGCGCTGTTCGTCAACGTCAGCGGGGAACGGATGTCGCGTCAGGGCTTCTGGAAGCTCATCAAGAACTATCAGACCAAGGCCGGCATCGAAAAGACGATCACACCGCACACGCTGCGCCATTCCTTCGCTGCGCATCTGCTGGAAAACGGCGCGGATATCCACGCCATTCAGGAAATGCTCGGCCATGCGGACATCTCCTCGACGCAGATCTATTCGCACCTTGTCAGCAAGCAGCTCAAGGATGTCTACAACAAAGCGCACCCGCGTGCGTGA
- a CDS encoding DUF368 domain-containing protein, translating to MRYDCYVDLSGAVLGAFRENWLPFLGGLVLVVGLSALRLSALVNDLGFGIGTALYAFAAGALAISAMVLPGISGSSLLMSCGLCLPVIAAMKDLLQFQFGQFRLLAAVGLGLLAGFAIAPHCIRGWMRKAPGAVTYAVLGMMLGSLYAIIVGPTTLKVPQHAMTISDFHLIFTSSGSRSALP from the coding sequence ATGCGCTATGACTGCTATGTAGACCTCAGCGGCGCCGTGCTTGGCGCGTTTCGGGAAAACTGGCTGCCGTTTCTGGGCGGCCTTGTGCTGGTCGTCGGGCTCTCGGCGCTGCGTTTGTCCGCGCTGGTCAACGACCTCGGCTTCGGCATCGGCACGGCGCTGTATGCGTTTGCGGCCGGGGCGCTGGCGATCTCGGCGATGGTGCTGCCGGGCATCTCCGGTTCGTCTCTGCTGATGTCGTGCGGACTCTGTCTGCCCGTGATCGCGGCAATGAAAGACCTGCTGCAATTTCAGTTCGGCCAGTTCCGGCTGCTGGCGGCGGTTGGGCTGGGCCTGCTCGCGGGCTTTGCCATTGCTCCGCATTGCATCCGCGGCTGGATGCGCAAAGCGCCGGGCGCCGTCACCTATGCCGTGTTGGGCATGATGCTCGGCTCTCTCTATGCGATCATCGTCGGCCCGACGACACTGAAGGTGCCGCAGCACGCTATGACAATATCTGATTTTCACCTGATTTTCACCTCCTCTGGTTCGCGCTCGGCATTGCCGTGA
- a CDS encoding SpoIID/LytB domain-containing protein, whose translation MKSSLKRVITALLAAVMLAAIPCVPAFGAQEYYVNDGENTLALADAYAIGADGSTAKLPERGVYAATASGTQLLGGSEYDDEQPNIPNGIVRVGLAFGSTALDAVHLQIKTGSGFAFGYYDSDRVFQSVGSTAESAVTVIADTNVTVGDSAFGAYHVQLGDTYASFDAAQAAANSCGGYPVYYNGSYRVRIGSYRSADDAPAGQGTVVSGGARSVLVVKASTEQILFGFDCGSTRSLSLAPQNGSGAAITQVAECKERNGSRSCTYYGDFQFTRLSTQEPQKLTLVNFVGLEPYVKGVTPYEMSSGWPLEALKAQAVCARTYVASHMNGSPAYGFDVTGTTTSQVYYGTLDASANSDRAVDETAGKFVRYEGKLCETFYFAADGGATEDSENVWVTKVPYLRGVVDPYEKDIEFYCKSWSTTISRAAVGDVSITYTPIGNAMTVTVGGKTYSKDAVRTFLTSVCGLRYNSRHFTVEYDAASDTYSVVGGGYGHNCGMSQWGAKAMAQEHGKTYEEIISFYYTGAYVA comes from the coding sequence ATGAAATCAAGCCTGAAACGAGTGATAACGGCGCTGCTTGCCGCCGTCATGCTGGCTGCGATCCCCTGTGTGCCGGCCTTCGGCGCGCAGGAGTATTACGTCAATGACGGAGAAAACACGCTGGCGCTGGCGGATGCGTATGCCATCGGCGCGGACGGCAGCACGGCGAAGCTGCCGGAGCGCGGCGTCTATGCCGCCACGGCGAGCGGCACGCAGCTGCTCGGCGGCAGTGAATACGACGATGAGCAGCCGAACATTCCAAACGGTATCGTCCGCGTCGGTCTGGCCTTCGGTTCGACGGCGCTGGATGCGGTCCATCTGCAGATCAAGACCGGTTCCGGCTTCGCCTTCGGATACTATGACTCCGATCGTGTGTTCCAGTCCGTCGGTTCGACGGCGGAGAGCGCCGTCACCGTTATTGCGGATACGAACGTCACGGTTGGGGACAGCGCGTTCGGCGCTTATCATGTCCAGCTCGGCGATACCTATGCGAGCTTTGACGCTGCGCAGGCAGCGGCCAACAGCTGCGGCGGCTATCCGGTGTATTATAACGGCAGCTACCGCGTGCGCATCGGCAGTTACCGGAGCGCGGACGATGCACCGGCGGGGCAAGGGACAGTTGTCTCCGGCGGCGCACGCAGTGTGCTGGTCGTGAAGGCCAGCACGGAGCAGATCCTGTTCGGCTTCGACTGCGGCTCGACCCGCTCGCTCTCGCTTGCACCGCAGAACGGCAGCGGTGCTGCCATCACGCAGGTTGCCGAGTGCAAGGAGCGCAACGGCAGCCGGTCGTGCACGTATTACGGCGATTTTCAGTTTACCCGCCTCAGCACACAGGAACCGCAGAAGCTCACGCTGGTGAATTTTGTCGGTCTGGAGCCCTATGTCAAGGGCGTCACGCCGTATGAAATGAGCAGCGGCTGGCCGCTCGAGGCGCTCAAGGCGCAGGCGGTCTGCGCGCGCACCTATGTCGCTTCCCACATGAACGGCTCGCCGGCCTACGGCTTTGACGTGACAGGTACAACGACCAGCCAGGTCTATTACGGTACACTTGACGCATCAGCGAACAGTGACCGCGCCGTGGATGAGACGGCAGGGAAGTTCGTCCGCTATGAGGGCAAGCTGTGCGAAACGTTCTACTTTGCGGCGGACGGCGGCGCGACCGAGGACTCCGAAAACGTCTGGGTGACCAAGGTGCCGTACCTGCGCGGTGTCGTCGATCCGTATGAGAAGGACATCGAATTTTACTGCAAGAGCTGGAGCACGACCATCTCCCGTGCAGCCGTCGGGGACGTCTCCATCACCTATACGCCCATTGGCAATGCCATGACCGTGACGGTCGGCGGCAAAACCTACAGCAAAGACGCCGTGCGCACATTCCTGACAAGCGTCTGCGGCCTGCGCTATAACAGCCGCCACTTTACCGTGGAGTATGACGCTGCCTCGGACACTTATTCTGTCGTCGGCGGCGGCTATGGCCACAACTGCGGCATGAGTCAGTGGGGGGCCAAGGCCATGGCGCAGGAACACGGCAAAACCTATGAAGAGATTATCAGTTTCTACTATACTGGAGCTTATGTAGCATGA
- the ruvC gene encoding crossover junction endodeoxyribonuclease RuvC, protein MRILGVDPGIATVGFAVLDAEKRSQRLLTCGVITTPAKTQLSSRLDQIYRDLNELIAQFHPEVMAVEELFFNTNITTGIAVAHGRGIILLSGYQAGLQIYEYTPLQVKQAVVGYGRADKKQVMDMVRRILSLQAVPKPDDAADAVAIALCHARSATSLIHQQERFDPCSTI, encoded by the coding sequence ATGCGGATCCTGGGCGTTGACCCCGGCATTGCCACGGTCGGCTTCGCGGTGCTGGACGCGGAAAAGCGCAGCCAGCGACTGCTGACCTGCGGCGTGATCACGACGCCGGCCAAAACGCAGCTGTCCAGCAGGCTCGACCAGATCTACCGCGACCTGAATGAACTCATCGCGCAGTTTCACCCGGAAGTGATGGCGGTCGAGGAGCTGTTTTTCAATACGAATATCACGACCGGCATCGCTGTTGCCCATGGCCGCGGCATCATCCTGCTCTCAGGCTATCAGGCCGGGCTGCAGATCTATGAATACACGCCGCTGCAGGTCAAGCAGGCGGTCGTCGGTTATGGCCGTGCGGACAAAAAGCAGGTCATGGACATGGTGCGTCGCATCCTGTCCCTGCAGGCCGTGCCGAAGCCGGACGACGCGGCGGACGCCGTCGCTATCGCGCTCTGCCATGCGCGCAGCGCCACATCTTTGATCCATCAACAGGAGAGATTTGATCCATGTTCTACCATATAA
- the ruvA gene encoding Holliday junction branch migration protein RuvA — protein MFYHINGVVTDIEPNLVVLECGGVGYALNASLNTISSVRTGERAKLYTYECIREDAHDLYGFASKSEKHCFELLLGISGVGPKAALSILSSNTPDGLALAVLNGDEKALTSAPGIGKRIAQRILLELKDKMAKESASVDFADLTPAVPASDAASAARSDAIAGLSVLGYSMPEINAALRTLPSIEGMSADQIIKAALRAMMQQ, from the coding sequence ATGTTCTACCATATAAACGGAGTCGTTACCGATATCGAACCGAATCTGGTCGTGCTGGAGTGCGGCGGCGTGGGCTATGCGCTCAACGCCAGCCTGAACACGATCAGCAGCGTCAGAACGGGCGAGCGCGCCAAGCTCTATACGTATGAGTGCATCCGCGAAGATGCACATGATCTCTACGGCTTTGCCAGCAAGAGCGAAAAGCACTGCTTTGAGTTGCTGCTCGGCATCTCCGGCGTTGGACCGAAGGCAGCGCTGTCCATCCTTTCATCCAACACGCCGGACGGACTGGCATTGGCGGTGCTCAACGGCGATGAAAAGGCGCTCACGAGTGCGCCCGGCATCGGCAAGCGCATTGCGCAGCGCATCCTGCTCGAACTCAAGGACAAGATGGCCAAGGAGAGCGCAAGCGTGGACTTTGCGGATCTGACGCCGGCGGTGCCCGCATCGGACGCGGCCTCGGCCGCGCGCAGCGATGCGATCGCCGGCCTGTCCGTGCTCGGTTACAGCATGCCGGAGATCAATGCGGCGCTGCGCACGCTGCCGTCCATTGAGGGCATGAGCGCGGATCAGATCATCAAGGCCGCGCTGCGCGCCATGATGCAGCAGTAA
- a CDS encoding Hsp20/alpha crystallin family protein, whose product MLPSIFGENLFDDSLSDFFDFGRMMPQVSSELYGKHARNLMKTDVRELDGSYELDVDLPGFKKDEVTVDLQDGYLTISAAKGLDKDESDKKGKFLRQERYAGSMSRSFYVGDDVESADVSAKFEDGILKISVPKAAPKELPKHTTITIE is encoded by the coding sequence ATGTTGCCGAGCATTTTTGGTGAAAACCTGTTTGATGATTCGCTATCCGATTTCTTTGATTTCGGCCGTATGATGCCGCAGGTCAGCAGTGAGCTGTATGGCAAGCACGCCAGAAATCTGATGAAGACCGATGTCCGCGAACTGGACGGCTCGTATGAGCTGGACGTGGACCTGCCGGGCTTCAAGAAGGATGAAGTGACGGTCGATCTGCAGGACGGTTACCTGACGATCAGCGCTGCCAAGGGTCTGGACAAGGACGAGTCCGATAAGAAGGGCAAGTTCCTGCGCCAGGAGCGTTACGCCGGCTCCATGAGCCGCAGCTTCTATGTCGGTGACGATGTGGAATCCGCAGATGTCTCCGCGAAGTTCGAGGATGGCATTCTGAAGATCAGCGTCCCGAAGGCTGCGCCGAAGGAGCTTCCGAAGCACACGACCATCACGATCGAGTAA
- a CDS encoding GntR family transcriptional regulator has protein sequence MLDERPAVAEADGQRAQMHVVEHLLGFLEAAHLERDNAAEPRHLADGHGVIGMVLQTGIEHFLHILGAGKEVHHFLRVCADGVHAHLERLEAAQDQKRLLRPEHCARNVLESDHADLVHDLLARRREAHDHVAVAVEILGRAVHDDIRAQLQRLHQQRRGKGIVHDDETVRILRMRVVRDGAKRLYQQIYAQLRAQIFSDEIAAGQPLPSYRFMSRKYQVNVATVEKAYDLLEANGYIRRCQGSGCYVLPLDNFEFFADGVVLYSFQAGQSETGPVYDFATSTPLATREETRQFVALADELAQQRPDALLRYPPTRRRCGSIWPRAAFAAPELCRLPAGADTGRDTLYRLGNRLAAGAPSGVGNLVEVSCCIFCEQT, from the coding sequence ATGCTTGATGAGCGTCCCGCAGTCGCCGAGGCTGACGGCCAGCGCGCACAGATGCACGTGGTTGAGCACCTTCTTGGCTTCCTCGAAGCTGCCCATCTCGAACGAGACAACGCCGCCGAACCGCGTCATCTCGCGGACGGCCACGGCGTGATCGGGATGGTTCTCCAGACTGGGATAGAACACTTTCTGCACATACTTGGAGCCGGCAAGGAAGTCCACCACTTTCTGCGTGTTTGCGCAGACGGCGTCCATGCGCACCTTGAGCGTCTTGAGGCCGCGCAGGATCAAAAACGCCTCCTGCGGCCCGAGCACTGCGCCCGTAATGTCCTTGAGTCTGACCATGCGGATCTGGTCCATGATCTCCTTGCGCGCCGCCGAGAAGCCCACGACCACGTCGCCGTGGCTGTTGAGATACTTGGTCGCGCCGTGCACGACGACATCCGCGCCCAGCTTCAGCGGCTGCACCAACAGCGGCGTGGAAAAGGTATTGTCCACGATGACGAGACAGTCCGGATCCTGCGCATGCGCGTAGTCCGCGACGGCGCAAAGCGCCTGTATCAGCAGATCTATGCGCAGCTGCGCGCACAGATCTTCTCCGACGAGATCGCGGCCGGACAGCCGCTGCCGTCGTATCGGTTTATGAGCCGGAAATACCAGGTCAACGTCGCCACGGTGGAAAAGGCGTATGATCTGCTGGAGGCCAACGGTTATATCCGCCGCTGTCAGGGCAGCGGGTGTTATGTCCTGCCGCTGGATAATTTCGAGTTCTTTGCCGACGGCGTGGTGCTCTACAGTTTTCAGGCCGGGCAGTCGGAGACCGGGCCGGTCTATGATTTTGCCACCAGCACGCCGCTGGCGACGCGGGAGGAGACGCGGCAATTTGTCGCGCTGGCCGACGAGCTCGCGCAGCAGCGGCCGGATGCGCTCCTGCGCTATCCGCCGACACGCAGGCGCTGCGGCAGCATCTGGCCGCGCGCAGCATTTGCTGCGCCTGAGCTATGTCGGCTGCCCGCTGGAGCAGATACCGGTAGGGATACACTCTATCGACTGGGAAATCGACTGGCTGCTGGAGCACCAAGCGGCGTTGGAAATTTAGTTGAGGTATCTTGTTGCATATTTTGTGAACAAACATAG
- a CDS encoding stage II sporulation protein M produces the protein MRRKPAVSRFPLPPLLAVGMAAGYVIGCCFGANAALPEPSNPVLSFLSSSGAGGTLYGGLLTELCVSCAYGFAFLLLSTSYLGFLLIPAVFGIKGFLSACTAAAFLNSGCDHAFWLSCVAVGLPGIFLVPALFLLGTLCAQMSVRLLEQRRGLPVPVSSERYSRELALVFCLLLAAAAAACYAVPFFTRLIL, from the coding sequence GTGCGCCGGAAACCGGCCGTCTCCCGCTTTCCGCTGCCGCCGCTGCTCGCGGTCGGTATGGCGGCGGGCTATGTGATCGGCTGCTGCTTCGGCGCCAATGCTGCGCTGCCGGAGCCGTCAAATCCGGTTCTTTCCTTTTTGAGCAGCAGCGGCGCGGGTGGGACGCTGTACGGCGGCTTGCTGACAGAGCTGTGCGTCTCGTGCGCCTACGGTTTTGCGTTTTTGCTGCTGTCTACGTCGTATCTTGGTTTTTTGCTGATTCCGGCCGTTTTCGGGATCAAAGGTTTTTTGTCCGCCTGTACGGCGGCCGCCTTCCTGAATTCCGGCTGCGACCATGCGTTTTGGCTCTCCTGCGTCGCAGTCGGTCTGCCCGGCATTTTTCTTGTGCCGGCGCTGTTTCTACTCGGAACGCTCTGCGCGCAGATGTCTGTGCGTCTGCTCGAGCAGCGGCGCGGCCTGCCAGTCCCCGTATCATCGGAGCGATATTCCCGGGAGCTGGCGCTTGTGTTCTGCCTGCTGTTGGCGGCTGCGGCCGCCGCGTGCTATGCAGTACCGTTTTTCACACGGCTTATTCTGTGA
- the queA gene encoding tRNA preQ1(34) S-adenosylmethionine ribosyltransferase-isomerase QueA yields the protein MKKSDFYFDLPEELIAQTPLERRDASRLLTLDKTTGAVAHHHFYELPQFLRPNDCLVLNDSRVLPARLLGHRSTGGAVEVLLLRDLGDGKWECLTRPGRKTQPGTALSFGDGELTATVVDAIADGNKIVQFHYDGIFLEVLERLGKMPLPPYIKAELQDQERYQTVYSRELGSAAAPTAGLHFTKELLQRIADMGVKIGYVTLHVGLGTFRPVKEDEIEDHPMHSEFCIIPEETARMVNETKANGGRVVCIGTTSCRTVESFADADGTLRAQSGWTDIFIYPGYKFKCMDALVTNFHLPESTLIMLVSALAGREHILNAYKIAVENRYRFFSFGDAMFIADGLDAGGAE from the coding sequence ATGAAAAAATCGGATTTTTATTTTGACCTGCCGGAGGAGCTCATCGCGCAGACGCCGCTCGAGCGCCGCGATGCCTCCCGGCTGCTGACGCTGGACAAAACGACCGGCGCTGTCGCACACCATCACTTTTACGAGCTGCCGCAGTTCCTGCGTCCGAACGACTGCCTTGTGCTCAACGATTCGCGCGTGCTTCCGGCGCGCCTGCTCGGCCACCGCAGCACCGGCGGCGCGGTCGAGGTGCTGCTGCTGCGCGACCTTGGCGACGGCAAGTGGGAGTGCCTGACCCGGCCGGGCCGCAAGACCCAGCCCGGCACTGCGCTCTCGTTTGGCGACGGGGAACTCACCGCTACGGTCGTCGATGCGATCGCCGACGGCAACAAGATCGTACAGTTTCACTATGACGGCATCTTTCTGGAGGTGCTCGAGCGGCTGGGCAAAATGCCGCTGCCGCCGTACATCAAGGCAGAGCTGCAGGATCAGGAGCGCTACCAGACGGTCTATTCCCGCGAGCTTGGCAGCGCCGCCGCGCCGACAGCCGGCCTGCACTTCACGAAGGAGCTGCTGCAGCGGATCGCGGACATGGGTGTGAAGATCGGCTATGTCACGTTGCACGTCGGCCTTGGCACGTTCCGCCCTGTCAAGGAGGACGAGATCGAGGATCACCCGATGCACTCGGAGTTTTGCATCATCCCGGAGGAAACGGCGCGCATGGTCAACGAGACGAAGGCCAATGGTGGCCGCGTCGTCTGCATCGGCACGACATCCTGCCGCACGGTCGAGAGCTTTGCGGATGCGGACGGAACGCTCCGCGCGCAGTCCGGCTGGACGGACATCTTCATCTACCCCGGCTACAAATTCAAGTGCATGGATGCGCTCGTCACGAATTTCCACCTGCCGGAGAGCACGCTCATCATGCTCGTGTCGGCGCTGGCCGGGCGGGAGCACATCCTCAACGCATACAAGATCGCCGTCGAAAACCGCTATCGGTTCTTCTCGTTTGGCGACGCCATGTTCATTGCCGATGGCCTCGATGCCGGCGGCGCTGAGTAA